Part of the Leishmania infantum JPCM5 genome chromosome 29 genome is shown below.
CACCACGCCGATTTAGCCAGCACCCAACACTCTACGACATACTGCCCATCCGCAGTTGCCGTCTGACAAGGCGGGTTCGCACCGCCTACGCTTCGGCTCTGCGCGCCTCCGGCTTCCACAGCGGGGCGTTTCATATGCAACTTTCTACCTCTCGTGAATGATGTGTACTTGAGGAGGAGTCTACTTGCCGACGCTCACAGCGTCCCACACCTTGCGCAGGTAGGACCCGTAGGCGATTAGGTTGCGCGTGTTGTCCTCCCCCATGCCGCGCTTCATCATCGGCTCGTACGTGGCGTTTCCTTGCGCGCACGGCTCCATGACGGCGGTAAAGACACTACGGTTGATTTGGCGGTGCGTCCAGATGAGGTCTTCGACACGTTGCCGCAGAGCCGCCAGTTGCTCTGGCGACACGCTGAGCTGCTcctgcttctccgccttttcCGGTGTCATCTCGCCGGGGTCCACCCCGAACAGCTGGCAGATGGTCGGGTGAACGTGCTTGCCGAACCACAAGACGATGACGGCACCGACGTTGATGAGGTAGACGCCCTCGCGGTGCACGCACTGCTCGGATGAAAAGATGGAGGCCGGCAGCTGGTCGACGTCCTCCTCCGGCGCGTACACAACGTAGGTCCACGTCACATACCATGGCACCATCGCCTCGATGGGGCACGACATCACCGAGGACATGGAAGCAACGCGCTCgtccggcggcagcgggcgcaCCGTCGCGAGGCCAGTCGCCGCGCACCGGAAGAAGCCACAAAGCAGTTGCGGAATGAAACGCATGCTCTCCGGGATGAGCAGCTCACCAGCACCCGGCCGCACTCCCTGAGCCGCCATTTGTTTCAGGGCCGCCTTCCACGCGGTGGTCAGCTTCTCGGTTATCTTTTCCTGCGCCTGCGAGAAGGGTCCGTTGACGGCCATGTCGACGCACATCTTCGAGAGAAAGCACGACATGCCGAGGGAGTTGATCGAGTTGATGACCGGTCCAATGGTGGAAGACACCGGGATCTGGACCGTGTGCACGCGAATGCGGCGCTCCCGCGAGCGCGTCGTGTAGACGACAGCAAACTGCACGTATGCGAACTTGGCGGCGTAGTTGGGGCCCATCTTGAATTCGATCGAGTAAGAAGAGTCCTCGTCGGCAAtgggcagcaccagcagatCTGGCACCCGCACGTGGCAGTGGCCATAGAAGTTCGGCACAATGAGCCCCTTTGACGTGCGCACCCGCAGCGTGCAGTCGAAGGCGGTGAAGCGCAGCAAGGACCGCTGCACCTGATCCGCCAGGCCGCTCATGGTCACGGCCGTTGCGCGATGGATAGAGCCGGAGGTGAAGCGCGAGAGCGGGGCGATCGTCGTCAAGTCCACGTCCTTGTTTGCACCAACGAAGAGGTCGACCGAGATGGCACTGTTTGAGCACGCCAGTGCGCGTTGTTTGTACCAGTCGTTGGCCGCCGCACACATCGTGTACTCCTTCGGCTGATTCGACAGCTTCGCCGCATCGAAGCGGTGCTTCAGCTTGCCATCCCCCTCCGATGGGATGCTCGTGATGCTGGCAAGAATTTTGCCGCCGTTCGCATCCAGCATAgtcacagccgccgccaaggagggGCCGAATGCGCAGCCGACCTCCTTTGTGGGAGCAAACACGTTTGGAATGGACTCGAGCGCCatgcggaggaggtgatACGACTCCTTCACAGACACCACCAAGTCGCCCGTCGGGCACGGGAGCTCGACCTTCTCGAGCTTGAAGTCGTCGTTCACGTTGGCGATATCCTTGACCGTGTCCGGGGACGCCATCatgcgcggcgcgcgcaggGAGGAGCGCAAGTTGAAGAAGTAAACAGTGCTGTCGTAGCCCATGATGCCCATGTACAGCGCGTCGTCATCCTTCATGGAGTCCAGAGCCGTCAGGGCCCCGCGGCACATCGCCTCCAACAGGCCCGAGGCCAcagcagagaaagagcagTCCAGCATCAGCAGGAAGACgggccggcgcggcggacgcTTCAGGAACTCCGGCGTCGCGTAGAAGTCGACACTGCAGTTTAGCAGCTCCGGGCGGCTCATGATGTCCTCAAGCTGGCCAGTCTGCGGGTCGACGTGGCTGAAGTAGGCGCGCGGCGTCACGTTTATGTGCTTGCACAAGATGCACTGCCACCGCGAGCCGTCGTTGGCTTCGGTGAAGGTGGTGAAGGGGTTGATGTAGGCGCCGCAGGCCTTGCAGCGGATCATGGCGTTGCCCTTGTCCGACAGGTCCACCTCGTTCAGCCGTGGCTCGGCAAAGGGACGAAAATTGATGCCGAGTGGGAGGCCGAGGGAGtccgcgagctgctgcgtctgcggGAAAGTGCCCATCGTTGGTCGAATGCAGAGGCGGTGGGTTGGCGTGATGTGCACCGGCGCAGGcatgcgctgctgaaggTCCTCTTCGATGTCCTGCGGCATCATACGCGGCACGCTCGGGTGGTCGTAGAGGGCCCCGGGtttgttgctgctcttgcgcagctgcacctgaGTCACGCGAATAAAGTCCGggttcagctgctgcgggtaGCCGGGCATGCCGtacggctgcagcggcggcggcgactgaTGCATCTGTGGCTGATGGCCATACGCCGCAGGCGGCTGGGCATAGTTGCCATACTGTTGCTGCGGAAACTGAGGCGGCGCGTtgtactgctgctgttgatgctgcggagggggaagaggtgCGTACGAGGAGTagccctgctgcggcggcgacgcggcgtaGACGTTCCCATACGGATTTGCCTGGCTGTACGAGGACACAAACGacggctgcgccggctgctggCCGTAGGGACCGCTGCCCCCCATAGGGGGGCAGCCCGCAGGCGCaccttgctgctgcggtggatGCGAGGATGGTGGTACCGGTGGTTGTTGGCCGTACCCCAGGGCGGGGGCCGTGTGAAACTGATTGGGGTCCTCAAAGGTGTGGTGGAGGTTTTGGGGAGGGGCCGGCTCCTCCCTCGGcttggcggccgcggcggccgcctgaTTTCGGTAGATCTCCGCGTACATAGCACCGGCGGAGTACATCATTCTCtcaaaaaaagagggggtGCACGTCGGTTAGGGgatgtctgtgtgcgccCCTCAAGGATACGCCTGCGCGTACGCGTGCCTGGCCGAGGTgttgggagggagggggcacgaACGGTCGCTGGGTGAGCGCCGATAGGCGAACCTGGGCTTATGTCAGTCACGCGCAGGTGAGGATGTGAGAGGCAGTGCGCTTGCGGCGGGCCTGCACGGCaaagaggtggtggtgaggaggaAACGAGCCAAGACGCAAACGCCAAAGACTCGCCGACTGCGAAGGCAAGCAACGCCGAGCAACTAATACACCAGCTGAGATGTCCCACACGTACACGGAGCGAAAAGCCCCAAGGAGAAGACGCGCATGTGGGTGCGTGTATGCAAGTGCATCCCAGGAGCGTGCACGCAggggaaggaaagggaagacACCGGGGCcgcaagaaagaaaaaaaaatgaaggaGAAGGCCTGCAACGATGGAAGGAGAGACAAGGTCGCGCCAGTTGTTACTCTCAAGGCATGTCCGCCGGAGATGCCCTCTCCGTGCAGAGCACCGCCCGCGTGGATTCGCCTCGGCTCCCCAGACGAGCGTGCGACCGCGGTCCTCGATGCAACCCTGCTACGCACACCCGCCACCAAGCGCACCCGGCACGGTGCGGGCAGAGCGGGCAGTAGAAGGGGTGAAGAAGACGCCGTGGCATGCATAAAGTGAGAGAGTGCCGGGGTGGCAAAGagcaggcacacaggcaACGCCCACCGATCCCCTGTAGATCTCACGCACCTCGACTCCTTGAACGGGCACGGGCTTCGCTTATGTTTGCATGCGCGCCGATGTGAGtgtgagaaagagaagcgcagCCCCGCTGTGAGGCGCAAGTTTGCCGGCGCGCAGGGATCactggagagggagggagggagggggagcaaACATCGACACGGCCGACATTTGCGCAAAATGCCGCGGAGAGCACGACCCTCGTCACGATCGCGGAGTGCGTCCGAATGGgtctgccgtcgctgcagccgcagccttCCTTTGTCTCTGCACCTCGCCAAGAGGGCGTCCAAGCGGGCGGGCGTGGACGCGACGAGACGCGCCGGTCTTCAGCTGCTCTATGGTGAGACTTGCAGCTGGGGGAGGGCGGAACCAGCCCAGCTTGCGATACGCTGGAGCCAGCACGTAGGCGAAGAAGGGGTACCGCGCGTAGACAGACAAGTCGTACATCACCAGTGCGAAGAATAGCTGCCCTGCCAACACAACAGCCCAGTTCGAGAAGGACCACATTCGCACGTAGTGGTCGTAGGGTACCAAGCCAGTGGGAACGAGGAGGTAGTACGTTGGCTGCAGGTAGCCCGCGACCAGCAGTACAACGAATGGGACGAAGACAATGCACGTAATGCCGTTCTTGACGTGACGGAAGGACGGATGAAGCTCCTTCGTGACGGGGCCGTCAACCTCGATGGCCAAGTAGTCGATCGGGCGACGTCGGCTCATGAAGCGCATGAGGGCGTTGTCTTTGCGCTCGAGGTGCCGCATCTCGCTGCGCGTCTGGGCCAGCACCTCCGACCCGAGCTTGGTCTGGCTCAGCCTGTGAAACAGAAGCCGCTGAGACGAGAGGCGGAACATTGCCACGCTGCACGTGACTCGCTTCTACAGAGAccgccttctttttccttgtgTTCGGCGGTGCTTGTGTGGTTGAGCGCGAAGGAGGGCTGATAGAAGAAAGAGATAGAGAGACGACGTCGCACGTGCGTTGGCGGAGGCCTTTGGCCGCTCGAAACGCTGTCGTCGActtgcctgcctgcctgtgcgtgcgaggagcagaggaaggagagaaagagagagagcagagcTGCTCGTGCACGTTCTGAGCACAGGCAAAGGAAAGCAAAAGCCAAGCGGCCGACCCGACAGCGCATGCATGAAAGAGTTGCACAGAGGGTGAGAAACTGAAGGCACCCATACGACAACGAGCTAAAGCAGCACTAGACGCCGCTGAAGCTCCCAGactgtggaggggggggtggggaggaggcagagcgtgcaggagctgcagtcCGGCCAGTCTGAGTgccgagcacgcgcgcacacacttcCATGCAGTTGAGCAGTTACGCAGATGCGCACGTCCTGCTGAAGGTCATATGACGGGGGCAGGAGGCGGAAAGTGGTAAGGGGGAAGTGGGCTGGTTGGTTTTAGAGCAAGGCCGTCAATCgaacagagagggagcgggggAAGGACATGGGGAGAAGACAAGCTGCGTTCCACCGAGGAAGGTCACGCAGGTCGGCAGTGCAGATGGGGGAGGAATggacaaaagaaaaagagggacggcggaagcggaggcggaggcgataGGCGGGGGTAGGGCGGAAGGAGGGTGCCTGGTGCGCGCCTTTTTCTCGGCTCCTCTCGTTGCCTCCCCCTCGTGACGCAATCCCGccgccttctttttccttcggTATAACACGACATTCACGcgggcgcacgcgcacgcgcgaccTCGCGCGCAactttgcccccccccctccctcgctccctccctctttcctccgCACGCCACGTTGTCGCTTCATCGATGGTCCCTCTTTCCGATTTTGACGCCTTCGGGAGGCGCGCGAGTCTcatacgcgcgcgcacacgcacagagacacaaaCACAGGATTGCACCCACTTACACGAATGAAAAACACTTAGACAAACGGTGAGGGACCAGCAGCAGGATTGGGAAAGGCGACagcacacagcagcgagctCACATCCGTGGCGgagatgcgtgcgcgtgcctcgtCTCCTCACAGCGGCACACGtccggcacagcagcagagatGTACACAAGCGATAGCGAGAACAGTATGCGAGAAACACAAGCTGACCACACCGGCACCGTGCACAGACAGAGGCGGTGCGATGCCAGCCCCGAAAGCGTGCGAGAGTTTGGCGAGatgctcctcttcccctccgtctctctccctcggtCTCCTCGTGTTACTTTCgcccctttttctttctgttgGCGTTGTTCTTCTTCTTCTCGGCACGCTTCTCGCGGTTGGCCTCCTTCACGGCCTTCCGATGCTCCTTGCGCTCCTCCTTGGTCATGTTCGCTAACACCGCCTGCGgagccgccttcgccttcatCGGTGAGTCGGCATCGTCCGCCTCGgagtcctcgtcgtcgccatctCCATCGCCTTCACCGTCGGCACCGCTGTGGTCCTCTGtctgtgcagctgcaggagcggccGTCATGCCCTCAACAAATACGGCAACCTCCTTGTTCGGTCCGGCACGGTCGCATATCTCGTTGAGGGAGCGCGGCACTGTGATGTTTAGGAAAACCTGCTCATCCACCTTTGCCTGCTCCGCATCGACGGGCACGGCCCCGCCTTCCCCGTAGTCGTCGCGGATTTCCTTCAGTCGTGCCATGAGCTCCTCGTCGTTCGGCGGGCcctggcagcgctgccatcCCGACTTCGCCGGATCTGCCGTAATGAAATGAAAAAGGTCCTGCAATGTGAACAGCCCCGTCAGCCCTCGCGAGCGGAAGAAGCTGTTCACGTTGACGATGTCGCGCCGCAAGAAGCTCATGGAGCGCGGGTGGTCGTACTCGACCGACTGCGATACGTCAATCACCacgacgcggccgcggtACAGCAGCAGGTTGTACTCGGAGAGATCACCGTGGATCAGATGACTGCGCGCGTACATCTTGCGCATTGTGCAGCACAGGTCCAGGTAGCACTTGTCTAGCGCCTTAGCGGAGGGAAATGTCACCTCCttcagccgcggcgctggccaTCCGTCCTCGCCGAGGAACTCCATGATCAGCACGTGCTGCCGGAGCAGCTTCACTGCCGGTGCAAGGACACCGCCGTCTTGCAGGCGGATGAGGTTACGTGCCTCCTTCTCGGCCCACGTGCGCACCATCTTGCGTGGGTTACTCTTGCAGTAACGCTGAAAGCGGAACTCGCCTGAAACATACTGGTCGCGGTCTTTGAAGGACAGAATCGACGTCTTATATACCTTCAAGGCGGCTGGACTGCCGTCACCGCTCACGGCGTAGTACACGTTCGCCTCCTTGCCAGTGGAAACGCATCCGTTGATCTCGCTTAGAATGCCGGAGTTAACGAGCTTATATAAGATGAGGCGGGTGCGGGGGTCGAGCACGTTTTCCACCGTGGCGCGCTCGGAGCGGTCGACGTTCTTCGACGCGGCATTCTGAGCGAAGCGACTAGACATGGTCATATCCCGCAGCTCATTCAGGACGCGTTGGTTGGACTGCGCACCACCgctcgcgccgccaccgctgccgtgtcCGTCGTAGTAGTCATCGATGTGTATTCTGCCGAGCACCTTCGCATCCGCATTCTTGTGCTGGGCGGGCTGGAACTTGGAAAGCGACGTCGCGACACCTTGCGCGTTCGTGCCGGTCCCAGCGGAGCCTTCACCCGGCACCACGCCGGAGACCCCTTCAGCTTTCGCCGCGGGTGCGTCGAAGTACGCGTCGTAGTCGTCGGCATCCTCCTCAGAGGACACAATATCAGCAAGTGTACTGCCGGGCACCATGTACTGGAGAAGCTCAGCATCCTTGGCGAAGCGCATTGTCTTGCGTGCCAGTGAGGGCCAGCAGGGGCAAGATAAGAGTAAGGCAGGGCGGAACGccgaaggaaagaagggggaaaGGCCCTTGCGTCGTGCAGTCGAGTAACAGAAGACGCTGGGGGATGGCACCAATACACAACCGTGCACGTGTTGGGAGAAGCGCGCACGTCGATGCAGCGCTCGCGGAGAAGGAAGCGGGGGGAGCGAGGGATTGTGAcacaaggaggagggcagcagcagaggtgtGTAGGACTAATTGAGAAGAAgggagcgcgtgcgtgatCGCGCTGATGGCGGGCTCGGCGAccgcgcacatgcgtgcgtatgtgagCATCTTCGTCTGCGCCTGTTTTGAACGACTAGCAGCCTCGTGTAGAGTTTGGACGTAGCCGGAAAGCGCACTCTACATGTCCTTTGCGGGTCACATTCGGGTGCACATCAACGGCGCGCTAAGATGGACAGAAAACACCCTCGGTGTAACTCGATGCGCCACAGCGTCGCCAACCCCTTTTCATGTTGCCCTCTTTTTTGCCTAGCGTTATCAGCCCCGCACGTTGCGCGGGCCCCGCAGTGACGGAGAACTCTCTGGCGGCATTCGCTACGCTCTTTACCGCTTGAGATGGCCCCGCTGCCTCGATCTGGACGATCCGCACGTCGACCTTTCACCTTCGGGTTGGGGCAAAGACGCGTAGAATGGGGTGCCCAGCAGCCGAGCCTGTAGCCACCTGCCTAATTCCAGACCTCACACTCGAACCCGTCGGTAGGGCACTGGAGCTGCAAGATCCGACCGGTGTCGGCCTGCAAAGAGAAAAGCGGTCTCAACTCCACTGGGATAGGCACCTGGAAAGGAGAAGCCTGTAAGGTTCGTGACCCCCCGTCCTGATCCCATGCGGGGCACGTTCCCATGAGATGGCGTTTAGATCGAgtccggcgccgccgacccTCAGACGCCATCCACTTCTTCGTCGGGCCAGAGAAGGAGCTGCCTCGGTAGACACCCATGTTTCTCATCGAGCACCGTGAAGGCGGAGCCCGCCACTCTGAGTTCTGTTGCGGAGGGCTCCGAGACGTCCGCAGGCGTTAACGTggcggcgtctgcagcggAAAGGGGCGCGGAGGCATTCGTCGGCGAGGCTCAGAAGCTCCTGaacgctttttttttgttgttggcTTTGCCGGTTCCACTGCTGCAGTTGCACGCAACAGGTTTGGTGCACTCTTCTTGTGTCCCCGGCGACCGTAGGGGCTCACGCCTCGTCCATGAAAGGGGGCGGGCCAACGACTCGATCCCGAGGTGACGCGCccccagcagctgctccccgGCGTATCGCTCTGCCCGATCCCTCACGAAGCGTAACGTTAGGAGCGTGCGTTTCGAGTAGTGACACGATCGAAAGAAGGGGTCGGGGCTTTGGGAGGATTTGCAGCGCATGCATGAGCACCCGCTTCACTTGATCCTGTGCGCTGAGCAGTCGCATGGGAGAAGGAGCTCCCAGATCCTTGCTGTTGGGGACGGAAAGATGGACTCATCCCGCCTCTTTTCCCGTATCGTCTCTGCGGTCCACGCCGGTCAGTGCTGCCACACCGtcgccacacacgccgccGAAGACGTCTGGACGGAAGGGCCGCACCCCGACTtggcttcgcctccgcccccTGGTTAGGCGCTACTTTGGCGCTAGAGACGCTGAGGAAGCTCTGCGGGGTCAGACGGCAGACTTCGTCCCAGCTGCTGGCCGTCTTCCCAGCGAGGAGACGGCGATGATTCATGAAAGGTGTGACGTAGCGGGAAAAAGGGTAGCAAGCCGGACTGCGTCATCCGCCGTGCTGGAcgcagcgggaggagagCCCCTTCGGCCCGTCATGCCGTGTTGAGGGGCGTCCGTTCGCGAttagcccccccccctcagtTGGCGAGGCAGACGGATCCAACGGCGCGCAtatttatgtgtgtgtgtgtgccataCTGCGCGTAGGCCGATAAGAACGAGCCAAACTGACGCCCCAAAGCCCCCAGCNCNCNCNcacacacacacaagggcAGAGAGAACTAAAGAGAGCCACGCTTCTTCTCTGGGATTTGAAGGCGTTGTGTTTTCGATGATATAGAAAGCAAAGGGAGGCGCCTCTgcaaaggcagagagagcaAGCGCGGGGTGCTCTCTCCGTCCTGCGTCGTATGCTTCACCGCAGCAGGGAGGAAGCATAAGGGGAAGAAAACCGACAGCAGGCAACACGAGCATTCGGCAAGCACTGAGCTGGCACGCACCGAGTCACgagatgcgcgcacacatacgcccATCCCACtatgccggtcgccaccggGTGCATCTCCCCCGGGGTGGCACTCcggcgccccacaccagccGTCGGCCCTGCGAGGGGCCGGGTGGGACacacgctcgagtcacgcgggCACTCTGCCTATCAGGTGGGTGTGGCACAGACCTCTTCACGGTCGCGGggcgctccgacgccacccCACCCAGGACCGGGCCGccgacgtcagcagcgatcCATCGCTCTGTCCTCCACACCGTGTCGTGGGTGcctggccctgtcaccaccagaagtggtTCGGCGTTGGCAGCGATGAGGGGGGATagaggaggggctgcccagcccccccctccccccgcagACAGAGTGGGAGGTGCACTGGGCCCTGCGATACCGCGCACGGGGGCGTCCTCCGTGATCGTGGAAAACAAGTATTGGCATACAACGAAGACGCATGCCCTCCTACACAGACGTGAAAGGAACTTccaggagagagagagggatgggcATCTTCACTGAAAGACGCGAAGCAGATGAGGGGATGGCGTCACACTGTGGCTGCTACCGAGAAGAAGAGgacagagaggcagagcCGCGGGGAGGTGTGTACGAGGGTGCGGCGATGgacagagggggagagggaggggaggaaagaagggggGAACGAATTTGTAGTGAACGGTGGGGATAAAACACCTGGGTGCCTCCCCGCGCCGTGTCTCCTTAACAGATACGCACGCTCAGACAGTCGCTCATTGTCGTACCTGCCCCTCTTCCCGCATGATCTCTACGATCACCACTCCGCTCCGCGAGGTCGCCTCAGAGATCTCTGTAAACATCTCTCCCAAGGCTCACCGACCAAGCAGTATGGGGTGGAGGGAATGGaagcagacacgcacaagcaAGCAGGCAAGAGGTGTtccacgctgcagcagaggtCATGCAGACCTCTCTCCCACActtctcttctctgccttgtgtctgtctgtccgCTTTTATGGTTTCTTTTCCTGTGCTGCGTATCGCTGACGAGCCAGCACACCGCGCGGCCTTCTCCGTCGTGTatgttctctctcttctgtgCATCGGTTCGCTCTTCATGCCGCATGGAggcagcgaagagagaaggaggcggggcagggagagggggtaCGGGTAGCAGCAGCATGAAGGATGGCACTGAAAGTAAAACGGAGGGGGTAGCTGGTATGGCTTGTCCACGCGCTTTCTCTCCCACCACCGTCTTCTTCGTTCTACGCCCACTGCACAGCGTGCCGTGAAGCTTTCTGAAAGGCCCCCTTccgtggcacacacacacgcacttgGTGCGCGCCCCTTCTAGTAGACTTCTTAGCCGCTAGATGAGCAACGGAAGCAGCACGCACTCTCCCTCCGATGTCCTGTCACCTCTTGGAGAGACACTCGACATGGTAAGGGCACCtaggaagaagagcagctcatgagagagagaaagaaagagcaTTACGGTGTCCAGACGTGCGTAGCAGGGCTGCGGAAGCGGCCAGGCGACAACGGCCGCAAAGTGCGGCGGAGGTGTGCTCCGAACCGAGAGAAGGCAGAAGACATCAACGTCTTCGCCTCCCTCTGAAGAATGTAGGGAGAACAGTCCCATGGAAGATACGGttggggagaggaggagggggaggagggcaggagaaaagaagaaggggaAGCGGAAggggcagagctgcagctaAGGGGGGATTCaacggctgcagcgctgcttgcAAAGAAAAGATGCATGCAATGCACGCTTCAACCAAGCAAACGTATATATATGCAAAAGACAACGACGATGTGTCACAAGCGGAAGCGCCGCAAAGCAGAAGGGGCACACGCCTACCCAGGCACACAAGCATgatcgtgtgtgtgtgtgtgtgggggggggggggcatgaGGAAAGGGCACAAGAACTCAACCGCGACGAGTaaatgggggggggggggtgaggcgCAAGGGCTAGGTGCATGGGTAAGGGGAAAGGAGACCAACAGCACCTTCCCGACCCCTTACTCGCCTCTTACACCGATGCACGCATGACACGCACAGCAATAccgaagagaaaaaagggggagcaGCGTCACGCTCCTGATGCCTCGCAGCACCCACGCACGTCCTTTTTTTCGCTTTGCCTGTCGCTCTCCGTCTCGTTGCGTGCCTCACGTGTGTCCGTCGCTTGAGAACCCCGCGACCGTCGAAGCGGGATCGATGCCCTTTTCAGGTTCTGCGAGCTCGTGGCGCTGTACTACTTGTTCTTCGCGCGCATTTGCAAACATGTGTGTATATAGATAGAGATGCACGCGTGGATGTCTGCTCATCGCCAAGTCGGAGGGAAAGGAAGAAAGGGCTCACCAGCACGCACAGCAAAACACGCGTGGCCCCTCGGCCCCGCggctctctttccttctttgcagaggagggggcgaggggagagggagggagggatgtGATGGGAGACGAGGCAGCACAATGCAGGAGGGCATCGAAGGGGCAGCGCCTTGTGTttctgcctccctctttcccgccgtttttttgtttgctctCCATTCCATGTTCTCCCACAACCCGTCATTGGGCCTAGCGTGTGCCTGCACGCGTTGTCCTGAGCGTcatcgcagcggcggcgcagtcgcATTGGCCTTAATATCATTAGAGTGGTCAACAGGGGACGCGTCCCTCGAACCTTCAGatctgcgtgcgtgggcgtAGCGGTGCCATCACCCCAGCGCTTGGCAAAGGACGCGAAGAAGGGGATGGAGCATCCAGCAGCCCTGCACGTGAAGTGGAGCGGGGGGTGGGAGAGAGCAAAAGGGG
Proteins encoded:
- a CDS encoding putative protein transport protein Sec24A, giving the protein MMYSAGAMYAEIYRNQAAAAAAKPREEPAPPQNLHHTFEDPNQFHTAPALGYGQQPPVPPSSHPPQQQGAPAGCPPMGGSGPYGQQPAQPSFVSSYSQANPYGNVYAASPPQQGYSSYAPLPPPQHQQQQYNAPPQFPQQQYGNYAQPPAAYGHQPQMHQSPPPLQPYGMPGYPQQLNPDFIRVTQVQLRKSSNKPGALYDHPSVPRMMPQDIEEDLQQRMPAPVHITPTHRLCIRPTMGTFPQTQQLADSLGLPLGINFRPFAEPRLNEVDLSDKGNAMIRCKACGAYINPFTTFTEANDGSRWQCILCKHINVTPRAYFSHVDPQTGQLEDIMSRPELLNCSVDFYATPEFLKRPPRRPVFLLMLDCSFSAVASGLLEAMCRGALTALDSMKDDDALYMGIMGYDSTVYFFNLRSSLRAPRMMASPDTVKDIANVNDDFKLEKVELPCPTGDLVVSVKESYHLLRMALESIPNVFAPTKEVGCAFGPSLAAAVTMLDANGGKILASITSIPSEGDGKLKHRFDAAKLSNQPKEYTMCAAANDWYKQRALACSNSAISVDLFVGANKDVDLTTIAPLSRFTSGSIHRATAVTMSGLADQVQRSLLRFTAFDCTLRVRTSKGLIVPNFYGHCHVRVPDLLVLPIADEDSSYSIEFKMGPNYAAKFAYVQFAVVYTTRSRERRIRVHTVQIPVSSTIGPVINSINSLGMSCFLSKMCVDMAVNGPFSQAQEKITEKLTTAWKAALKQMAAQGVRPGAGELLIPESMRFIPQLLCGFFRCAATGLATVRPLPPDERVASMSSVMSCPIEAMVPWYVTWTYVVYAPEEDVDQLPASIFSSEQCVHREGVYLINVGAVIVLWFGKHVHPTICQLFGVDPGEMTPEKAEKQEQLSVSPEQLAALRQRVEDLIWTHRQINRSVFTAVMEPCAQGNATYEPMMKRGMGEDNTRNLIAYGSYLRKVWDAVSVGK